AAAATAAAATGTGCGTTATTTAATTATGACTTGCTTTAAACTTTTTTACTGCCTCTACTAATTTAGGTACAACATCAAAAGCATCTCCAACTATACCGTAATCAGCTGCTTTAAAGAAAGGAGCTTCTGCATCACTGTTAATCGCAACAATTACTTTTGACGAGCTTACGCCTGCTAAATGCTGTATAGCACCTGAAATACCAATAGCAATGTATAAATTAGGACCAATAGTTATTCCGGTTTGTCCAACGTGTTCGTGGTGTGGTCTCCAGCCGATATCCGAAACGGGCTTAGAACATGCAGTTGCAGCGCCTAATAGGTCTGCCAATTGCTCTACCATTCCCCAGTTTTCAGGACCTTTTAATCCACGACCTGCAGATACAACTAATTCGGCTTCGGTGAGTGCAATTTTTCCTGCTGTTTTTTTGGTTTCTACCGAGCTGTAAGTTCCTGCATTGGTAGCAACTGCAAAGTCTTCAATTGCAGCAGCTGCATCGGCAGCAATTACTTGAAATGCATTCGGTGTTAGGCCAATTACTTTATTCGCAGAGCTTACAACCACATCAGTTAATCCTTTTCCGGAGAAGCATTTTTTACGAACAGTAAAAGGGCTTGTACTGCTTGGAAGTTGAGTAGCACCCGCAACAAATCCGCCTTTTAAACGAACCGCCACTCGTGCAGCAATTGACTTGCCTGTATATGTTTGTGAAATTATAACGATAGATGCGCTCACTTTCTGAGCCGCTTCTGCAATGATTTGGGTATAAGCAGCAGGATTCAATTTTGCCAACGATTCATCACCTGAACGTAAAATTTTAGCTGCACCGTATTTTCCCAATGTTTTTAATTCATCATCAGCAATTTTACCAATTGCTACAGCACATACATCAGTGCCTGTTTGTTTAGCAATTTCGCTTGCATACGATACTGCTTCGTAGGTTGATTTTTTAAATTTACCATCCCAATTTTCTGCAAAAACTAATACCGACATATAGTTGATTTTATTGTGTTAGTGATTGATTTATATTAAATAACTTTTGCTTCTGTGTGTAATAGATTTACCAACTCATCTATGTTATCTGCTTTTATGTATTTACAAGCAGATTTTGCAGGAGGAAGTTCGTATCCGGCAGAAGATGTAAGCATATCTGCTCCAACAGGCTCAACAACTGTAAGCGGCTTGGTGCGAGCAGTCATAATTCCACGCATGTTTGGGATACGTGGCTCTGCCATTCCTTTTTGAGCACTTGCAACAAGAGGCAAAGACATTTTAACAACTTCTTTTCCACCATCAATTTCTCTTTCTAAAGTAGCTTCTGTACCTGCAACATCTAATTTTGTTGCAACAGAAACAGAAGGCATACCAAGTAATTCGGCAATCATACCGGCAACTTGTCCTCCATTGTAATCAATAGATTCGCGACCGGTTAAAATAATATCGTATCCATTTTTTTTAGCTACCTCAGCAATTTGGGTTGCCACAAAATAAGCATCAGTAGGCTCTGCATTTACGCGTATTGCATCATCAGCACCAATAGCTAACGCTTTACGAATATTTGGCTCTGTAGTAGCAGCGCCTACGTTGATAACGGTAACAGTTCCACCCATTGCTTCTTTCAATTCCAAGGCTCTTGTCAAGCCAATCTCATCATATGGATTGATAATAAACTGAACACCTGCTGTGTTAAAATCCTTGTTATTGTTAGCAAACGTAATCTTTGTAGTAGTATCCGGAACGTTGCTTATACAAACTAAAATTTTCATATGTAGTTGTTTAAAAGTTCGTTTAAATTGTATTTGTAGACTAGAATTAATTTAAGCCTGGCAAAGTTAATAAAATACGTTTATTATTTAGTTTAATTCATTAAAATTTGGAATAAAGAGCTACCATAGCAATTAACTGTAAATCAATAATTTAAATTGATTTAAGGGTTGATTTTGATTAGTTAAAATAGAAACAAGACGTTCTATTAATTTCTATTTAGGGGGATTTCGGACATAGAATACAAACCCATTTTTTCTACCCACTTCCTGCAATTGAGGAAAATTGTTCCTTACGTTTTCTTCGTTTGTTATTTTCGTTGAGAAATAGCACGGCTTATCAATCTCTCCATCTACCAGCCAATCCATATAAATACTCATAGGATGATCGGTTGGTTTTTTTTGAGCATAAAATAATTGAGCATAGCTTTTGTATCTCATGCTAATGGCATAGCATTCTTTATCCTTTAAGGATTTAAAGAATTCGATGGCGGCATTTTGTGAATACTGCTCAATTTTGGGCAAAACTATCAAAAACACCAAGTTAAAAGCAATCATGGTGCCAGCAAATAACAACAATATCGCCTTTTGAATTTTATTTTTACGCACATAAAACACGTACGTGATTAGGGTAGCTAGAATTAGCGCCCCAATCAACGATTCAAACCCTCTCCAGTGCACATCTGCTTGCAGATTGGCTTCGGCAAAGGGGTCCTTAATTAGTTTAGATTTAATTATCTCTTGTTTGTATTTATCAACTAAAGGAAGTACTGCAAACGATATTGTCAACAAACTACCAATAAAAACAAGTATTCCGGAAATCCACTTATTCCATTTTTTTTGTTCGTGTATAACCTGATAAATAAAATAGCTTGCTAAATAAGTAAGCGGAAAATAACAAAGAGACGAATAGTGAATAATCTTTGTTTTTACTATAGAAAACAAAATCAACACAACCCAAAACAGTATCATCATCCATATTTTAACATGTTTTTGAGTAGGAGAATTGGTCGCACTATTCTTAAATCCAAAAATTGCAAATATGGAAGCTGGAAAGCATCCAATAAATAAAATAATGAAATGGAAAAAGAATGGCCCGCCATGTCCTGCATCCTGCGTGGTAAGCAAACGAATTTGGTATTCAAAAAAGTCATAAATGATTTGTTTATTGCCGGAAAGAAGTAAGAACAAAAACCATAAACCACCTATAGATAATGCAGTAGCGAAAAACAAAACAAGATGTTGGAATTTGATATTGGTTTTAAAGCGGTTGACTACTAAGTAACACAATAGACAGGTGCAATAGATTAGTAAAGCAACGGGACCTTTGGTCATAATGGCTAATCCAATAAATAATCCGCTTAGTGTAAGTCTATAATTAGAGGGTGTTTGAGAGGTATCCGTAAAAACTAGTAGCTGATAAATACCCAAGAAAATAAACAGATTGAACCATGGGTCTATAATGCCCGATTTGAAATAGAGTTGAGGCAATAACGAACCAGCATAAACCAATACCCAAATTAATCCAAATGTAGTTGAAACTATTTTTCTGCCAATAGAAAAAAGCATTAGAAGAACAGTTACACCACAAACCGCATTGGGGAATCGAGCAGCAAACTCATTTACCCCAAACACTTTCATGCTAGCAGCTTGCAGCCAAATAAAAAGTGGAGGTTTTTCCCAAAAAGGCTTAAAATTTATTTGAACGGTTTTGTAATTATTCGTAACGAGCATCTCACGGGCGCACTCTGCAAAATTGATTTCGTCCCAATCAAATAGATGGGTGCTTCCCAAAAATGGAAATGATAGCAATGCCCCCAGCACAAACAGCAACAAATAAATTAAATAGATATTTTTCTTAAGATAATTTGTTGAAAATAACATTCTCTAATTTGCTTTTTCCAATGCAAAAAGTATGTATTTCTTTTCTTTCCCAAACATTACCGGATCTATGGATGCAATTTCTTTTGTAATTTTCTTATCTATAGATTCTCTTATATCACCCGTTAAATAATATATCCACGCCTTTTTAAATCTTAGCTTCTCGAAAGCAAAATGCTTGATAGGAAGCATAAATCGCTCTACATATAAATTAACCAAATGTAGTGTTGGCAACACATTGGGCGTGATGTCTTGTTGATGAACAATTTTCCAGTTGTTTGATTTTATTTTTTCCAAAAAATCGCTGAGCATGTGTCCCGATTTATTAATGGTATTGGTGCTTGTTCTAAAATAATCTACCACAATCCATCTACCTCCCGGCTGCAGATGCTTATCTACCAACGCAAAAGCTTCATCCAATTTTATATACTGCAGCGACTCGGAATTAATGATAGTGCCGTATGTATTTGTGGTATTAAGCTCTTCGAATTTACATTTGTAGCAGGTTAGCGTAGGATACTTTTTACTTATATGCTCTTTTTGATTTGCATTAGGAGTGAGCGCTTCCGGCTTAAATCCTTGTTGCATCAACATAGCAGATAATCCACCCATTCCACAACCTACATCTAAAATAGGTTTGTCTTTTGCCGTAACTAAATCAATAATATTTTGTGCATATTTAATTTGAGCTTCTTCCACCTTTCTAATGGAAATAGTGTCGGGAGCAATTGTTACATCTTCAAAATAGCCATAATGAAGCATGTCGTTTTTTAAAATCTTAGAGTAAAGAAACAACTCCAAATCATACGAAGATTTGGAGTATTGAGCGTTTTTTTTCTGAAAATTATAGGCTCGCACCCAATTTATAGGATTAAGCAATTTAAATATGGTTTTCTTCATCTAGGTATTGGTTAATTTTAGCTAAATGGAATGCTATTTTGAATGCAATAATACATAATCTAGCTGATTAAACAGGTTCAATAGCAGTATTTTAAGAGAAATTTATTTTAGACAAAATAGCTTGCTAATTGTGCTGTGCGTACTATATTTGTGTCAACCTCCAAAATTTAATAGGAGTTACACTTATAAACATTGTTTAAGATTAACTAATTGATATGAGAACAATTCAATTTAGAGAAGCATTGCGTGAAGCGTTAAGTGAAGAAATGCGTAAAGATGAGCGCGTATTTTTAATGG
The sequence above is drawn from the Bacteroidota bacterium genome and encodes:
- a CDS encoding electron transfer flavoprotein subunit alpha/FixB family protein translates to MSVLVFAENWDGKFKKSTYEAVSYASEIAKQTGTDVCAVAIGKIADDELKTLGKYGAAKILRSGDESLAKLNPAAYTQIIAEAAQKVSASIVIISQTYTGKSIAARVAVRLKGGFVAGATQLPSSTSPFTVRKKCFSGKGLTDVVVSSANKVIGLTPNAFQVIAADAAAAIEDFAVATNAGTYSSVETKKTAGKIALTEAELVVSAGRGLKGPENWGMVEQLADLLGAATACSKPVSDIGWRPHHEHVGQTGITIGPNLYIAIGISGAIQHLAGVSSSKVIVAINSDAEAPFFKAADYGIVGDAFDVVPKLVEAVKKFKASHN
- a CDS encoding electron transfer flavoprotein subunit beta/FixA family protein gives rise to the protein MKILVCISNVPDTTTKITFANNNKDFNTAGVQFIINPYDEIGLTRALELKEAMGGTVTVINVGAATTEPNIRKALAIGADDAIRVNAEPTDAYFVATQIAEVAKKNGYDIILTGRESIDYNGGQVAGMIAELLGMPSVSVATKLDVAGTEATLEREIDGGKEVVKMSLPLVASAQKGMAEPRIPNMRGIMTARTKPLTVVEPVGADMLTSSAGYELPPAKSACKYIKADNIDELVNLLHTEAKVI
- a CDS encoding glycosyltransferase family 39 protein — encoded protein: MLFSTNYLKKNIYLIYLLLFVLGALLSFPFLGSTHLFDWDEINFAECAREMLVTNNYKTVQINFKPFWEKPPLFIWLQAASMKVFGVNEFAARFPNAVCGVTVLLMLFSIGRKIVSTTFGLIWVLVYAGSLLPQLYFKSGIIDPWFNLFIFLGIYQLLVFTDTSQTPSNYRLTLSGLFIGLAIMTKGPVALLIYCTCLLCYLVVNRFKTNIKFQHLVLFFATALSIGGLWFLFLLLSGNKQIIYDFFEYQIRLLTTQDAGHGGPFFFHFIILFIGCFPASIFAIFGFKNSATNSPTQKHVKIWMMILFWVVLILFSIVKTKIIHYSSLCYFPLTYLASYFIYQVIHEQKKWNKWISGILVFIGSLLTISFAVLPLVDKYKQEIIKSKLIKDPFAEANLQADVHWRGFESLIGALILATLITYVFYVRKNKIQKAILLLFAGTMIAFNLVFLIVLPKIEQYSQNAAIEFFKSLKDKECYAISMRYKSYAQLFYAQKKPTDHPMSIYMDWLVDGEIDKPCYFSTKITNEENVRNNFPQLQEVGRKNGFVFYVRNPPK
- a CDS encoding class I SAM-dependent methyltransferase — its product is MKKTIFKLLNPINWVRAYNFQKKNAQYSKSSYDLELFLYSKILKNDMLHYGYFEDVTIAPDTISIRKVEEAQIKYAQNIIDLVTAKDKPILDVGCGMGGLSAMLMQQGFKPEALTPNANQKEHISKKYPTLTCYKCKFEELNTTNTYGTIINSESLQYIKLDEAFALVDKHLQPGGRWIVVDYFRTSTNTINKSGHMLSDFLEKIKSNNWKIVHQQDITPNVLPTLHLVNLYVERFMLPIKHFAFEKLRFKKAWIYYLTGDIRESIDKKITKEIASIDPVMFGKEKKYILFALEKAN